The DNA sequence TAAACAACTTTGTGACTGACAACCGGCAACATCTCTAGTTTATGTTAAACAACTATAGAGCCGTTGAGTCAGGCGATCGATGAGCATCTCATAGTTCATGTAAACAACTCTACTCCAAGTTCGGTTGactacctatccaagtctttgTCAACAAGGGTTCTTTGAGTCCTTATTGGAAGATGTcacttcattaacttttttggTGGAGTGAGGTGTTACCGGGTTTCATTGTTCGCCACATTAAAAGCCGAACCCATTTTATAATTAGATACTCATAAGTACACTTCAGAGTTCGGCATtccgacggccgaaccacatttatGATCAAGACACTTATATCTTTCGAGTATTTGTGTCCATACAGTTTAGTACCGATTCGGCGCACTTATATTTGCATAAATACAATTGAAGTAGTTGAGCTCGGTGCaaacgattcgtgaacttcgcaaTGATTAGCAGCCTCGTCTTCAGGCTCTAGGACCCAGAGGCCGCGATGAGTTCCTTCCTCGTGTAATCACTCAGATAAGAAGTTAGCAGCGCAttcgacaccaccaccaccacatcaTTTACTCACCGACCAAACTCGGTtgtcgagttggcacgccctacATTCAACCGAAAGTAATATTCTAAAATTGACATAGGTGGCCGTCTAGACGGTCGACGGCGACCGACCGTTGCGATTATATCAAAAGCGTTCAATTAGTCGGCGCCTAGACGGCCAACTGGGAGGGCTAGGCGGCCTCTGGGCAGTTttgtaacttaaaaaaataaaaagttatggCTGCAAAGTTGTGCATCTCCGCGTCACGCTGCGTTTTCATCGTGTCCTGCGTCTTGTCCCCTCCTGCATGCATAGAAGAGGAGTCGGCATAAAACATTTAATGAGAGACCTCTGTAAATTTGAAATTGCAGAGAAGAAAAAGTGAGACGGCGCAAAGGTTGTGTTGACTAGGGTTAGAGTTAGGGTTTTTAAATTGGCTGATATGTCTTTTAAAATTAGGgaataaattatattatttatatgaTGTGAAAACGAGGCCCAATCCttttttgaatgaaaaataaggctcatcaattattaaaatatacAGGCTTAGAAAAAATGTTACAAAACCAAGAGAAAGAACCCTAAAATTTTACGTATATACTCatattttataacatatatagtaaattaatttatatgtcattttattttgtaatttatgtatctcgatacaattatatattttttaagtgtAAAGAAACACTTATTTATACTATTTTACTAAATCTGCCTAAGAGCCCGTCTACACGCCCCTTAGCCGCCTAGGCCCTAAGCCCCAACTCACAACCCGACTAGaacctagcgtcttttagaatctTGACTGAagaacgtagttagctcattagctacttgacctgcgcgccacgtatatttagtagtttttaaggtcaacatgTATTAGATTATAATTAGAGGTTTTTATATTACAGTATAAACATTAAAATTAAATGGTACAGCCATAGTTTGACTCGGGGCCAAAATATCAACATGAAGATATCCATCATATATATTAGAACCACAACCCGTGCGTATATGGAACATTGCAAAAATTGCAAATGGATTTAGCTAAGCTCAATAATCTAAACTTGTTCAGACGCATGAACAACTGATATATCAGATTTGCACATAATTTTCTAATTATACACCATAAATAACCTATCATAGTGCAAACCATTTTAGATTTACCCCACAACAAAGTTTTTATGAGACGATTGCATCGAGGATTTAACATAGAAGATATTACTTTACTATGTTTCTTCAGTGACTTGGATTGCATGCAAAGGTACAACTTAAATAAATCCAAATGAGCACACTGACAGAAAAGTGCTTTTACTTTGTATTTTATTCACTGACAAGTTAGCAGCAAAGAAGAGTGAGTAGGCAAGTTGCTTCAGAAGTTGCTAAACTTGATTGCAACATTGAACTTAATTTTTACTCCAAATCCAGTTTGTCCAAAAGCAGTTGTTGGCTGTGACATTGTATATATTTACATACCACCCACCCATTTGAAATTAGGAGGAGATATGAGAGGTAGAAAATTTCCGGGAGTCAGGATGGCATGCTTAGAGAGGGCATCCCCAGCTTTGAAGGGAATTCTGCTCAAACGGTACCGGTAAGTACATTCGAGTTTTCGTGCTTACAATACTTGATTCGAGATACGTATTGTACCAAATTTGTTACGTTATGTTCTTCACAGATTATAAACAGCTGCTTAGCAATAATCATATAGAAATTTAGATGTCTGCAGTCCTGAAAAGAGTTGAAACAGTAAACTGTTACTGCTGTTAATCAGTTATAATCTGTGTGCATGTAAGGCAGCATTATCTCCATCCATCAGTGTCAAGCAAGCCATCATCCGGTGACGTTTTACAAAGCGTAAAagctaaaaactaaaaagagcGAAAATTAAGACCGAGAAATACGGGAAGAAAATTTGCCATCGTAAACCTCTTCAGTAAAAATGTAGAGCAAATGCAAGAGATTTAACAACATTTTTGACAATGGAACAGAAAAATGTCTTAGACAGAAATTATTACAAAAATGTATAAATGGTAGGAATTTGGTAACAGGGAGATGTGGTTTCCAGTTAGACAAACCTGTATATATGCTTCTCCCACTAAAACCAGTACCTGCGACATATTTCACCAAATTGAAGAGAAACATCACGTTCAGCATCTTATCCTCCAAACTCGAAGATGGTTGAATAGAAGAATTCCTAAACAGCGCTGTTTCTGTGGTGTTTAATTAATAATGGAATGATAAATTACTAAAAGCTTTTTCCCAGCTCGAGGATGGTTGAAGCTGTCAGTATTTTACAAACAAAAACGCATTCTGATAATTAGTATTGTTGCTTTCATAACAGTGACAGCAATTTCATGGAGATTGATCATCACTTATACGAATTCGGTTCTGTTGAATACCATATCCAGGTGAGTCCTCAGTGTGTACAGACTGAATTTCAAATATTGTAGCCAAGATGTgaagctagtaataatgtgtgGGTGGAAAATACCTCATCATATGGTTTTTTAAGCAGGCATTTTGATATCTCTTCCGATGATTTTCGTGTAATAAAACAGTCTTCGGCATCAGATACGCATTATATCTACTTGTCAGTGTCAACCCCGCTCCTTTCCCAGGGAGTCATGCGTCCGTATGGGATTTCGCAATATACTAAACAGATGGTAAAGGGAATTCGTCCTGACATTGTGGAGATTGTTGAACCTGCAAAAGAAGGATACCAGCTTACTTTAAGACTTGATTTTTCTGAGATTCCAAATGGAAAAGGTTCGATATTCTTTCACACATCATCCCAATAATATACAAAAATTTATTCAAATCATTTATGTCAAACATAGCTTGTTACCAAGATGCTTGcaaatttcattttgtttagatGACTGCTCTCCTTGATAgccaaaagaacaaaaagaagcaaaataatgaaaCTCTGTAACCAATTACGCTAACAATGCTTTCTTGAATTCCAAGCTTCTTTTTCCTCCCATCCCTATAAATAAAGATGACATAACTTGTCAATATGGCAACACACCACGAGCTGCTGCAGTGAACGTCTCAAAACAAGTCTGAATAGTATGGAAAGCAGCTACGTCCTGCATATTTAATCAGTATGATAGTAAAACCATATTCGTACAGTACTGTTGATGCTAACATTGTAATTATGCATgcatttttctctctctagattctgTGAAGGTAATTGCAGACATTGCTGCCGTGCAAGCAGTAATCTTAAGTTCTCAGCTGAAAGAAATGTTGATGAATGTTAACCCTCAAGATGCATCGCAAGGAATGTATAAGCCACTCAAACTCGAATATCACCCAAGAGAGCCTTTCTTTATTATTAGACAGGTAAATCATTAGCAAAATTAAGAAGAGTGCTGATTCAACTGAACTTATTCTAATTAATTTACTCTATAGTTCTAATGCACAATGAAGATATTCATGTTTGACAGCCGCAGAAAATCATAGCAGTATTCCCGATACGTTTCAAAGACAAAACAGATGTCATTATTGCAACAGCATTCTTTCAGGTTTGTCACTGACGACTGATACAGTGAAGTAAAGATTTTCTTATTAGTACAGTTGATGAAATCATACTATTCCTGCTAATGTAAAGATTCTTATTAGTACAGTCAATGATCTCACCCTTGCTGCTATTCCTTGCAATAACTcgtttacattttatttttcttgattttctattttgatcTCCTTCTGGGGAATGGAGACAGGAGCTTACGGATGtcggaagttgtgaaaaatggAGGAAAGTGCCTCCTTGTTGCTGGTCACCCATTCCACCTCCAGAGTTAAGAGGAGAAacttttgaagatttgagtACGAATGGAGGATTTGTCTCTTTTGGTATCGTCTTAGACTCCAATCTAAGTAGTCCAAGTATAAACTTTCCGCTTATGGTTGGTGTTCCACATATGAGATGAACATCAGGTAGACTCAGTCTAACACATTTGGTATTGACTTATATACAGAGATTACTTCACGTCATGTCGAAGGTAAAAGACTGGACAAGACAGTATGGAGTTTACTGAATTTCTATGCCTATGTTAAATACCATGTAAAGGTAAAAACTCTACTATTTTATCGGGTTTCTACTTTTCCTTGTTGAGAAAATTCTGGCCTTCTTCTAGAAATTTTCAACCAATGCATGCATGGTTACATATTTAGTTAACAAGTTTGTTCAAGCAGAGCACCAGAAGTTTTATTCAGAGAAGGATGAGAAAGCGTCTTGAAGGACTGGTTGAGGTAAAACTAAACCCTTAATTACCAAATCAACTCAAGACTCTTTTTTACCAGTAAACAATCTATTTCCCTTCTCCCATATACAAAAGTCATTTTGGAGGAATACCCCAACAAGACGAGAAAACTGATATTCTTTACATGCTTGCAGGTCCTGGGTAAGCGAAGAAacacagaagaagaagaaaaggacgAGGAAGAGGAAAAAGAGGGAAATCACAAGGTTCCAGGTGTGCTTTAAGCCTGTATACTTTGACAAACTCACCAACTACTATAAGTATTTAAAAACAACTTAGCTAATTTCATTACCACTCACTAATTTCACAATAGAAGCATTACAATGATATATTCTTACTGACTTCTGTAAGCAAACTATTTCAGACCAACAACAATTCACATTTTCTTGATTCCTGGTTATAACTCTCTCATTGCTTTCTTTCAAGCAAATGCAGGATGCATGAACATGAGAAAACTGATCAAGATATCAAAACCTAAAGTCCTACAGCGAAGATATGATGCCTTGAGCACGAAAATCAAGAGAATCCGTTGGCGGATTAAAATCCATGGCTTTGGGCGTTTTCGTCGTCGATGGTTGAAAATGCCAAAGTTTTCTTCTTCAATGGGATATATCAGATTAGAATAAGTTATTTCCCTACCTTATATGTTAGCTATTTATGACAGCAATTGGAATAATGAACAATGCCCCCGTTACTGCTACTTATGCAGAAACAATACAAAGACTGTAGATACCAAGTGAGTACTGTTTATAAACCTTCATGTGTTTTAAACTGGAACCCTATCGTAGCTTAATTTGTATGTCTTGATATGTAATTCTGTGAAAGTCAGATAAACAGACCagattgataacatgttgtccaaaacaatcaaatgattcagtttgttttaaaatttaagaaaataagACAATACTCACAGACATTTGCTGTACAAAGTTATGGCAACATCCGTGAAAGGAAAAATAAACAACGAGCACCAAGACAGCAGTTATGTATAAATTCGAAACTTGAAACATTAATAGTATAGtcataaatttgaaaattagaATCAACCAGTGAGACGATAGCTAGATAAGTTTGGTGTAGCTGGTTTACTTGCTGCGGAAATAAGTAATTTGTGTGTTCTGAACATTTAAACAGAAagatgtgaaaataaatagcAAGAAAAATAGTAATACGTTATTTTGTGCTGGATTACTGAGATACTATTAAGAGGTTGAGGATTGACTTAATTTACCAGCTTCCACAATGAATCCTGATCATAGGAGGCCTTTAAACTGTCAGTTGTTAATTGCATCTCCAAATTCTAAGGAATCCTTTCAAATTTCAACTTTGATTCTCCTCCCATAAAATGCATGTGGTTCACTGTACATTTTGAAGGAGGGGAAGAACATTGTATGTGGATAGTAAATTATTGATAAACTATGGAAACAACTGATTTCTGTACCAAGGCGCATATGTAGCCAAGATGCAACAGTGCAGATTATAAAAGTTTAAACATTAGGCAACCAGTCCACCAAATGCATTGCCAATACTTATTTCATCCTAAAACATGTCTGGGTAAGCTACCTTATAAAGAGAAGCAAACAAAATTGAAGCCACAAGGTAAACAGTATCAACAAAGACAGATTACAGTGCTTGTTATGTTTATGAAAAGCTGCTGTTTTAAATCCATTTGATGCCATTGTCATTGAGCTCTCCAATTGTTAACTTTCAGAAGATAACCATTAGAGTCAaacgttttctgtttttagcCTTCACCTATCCTTTTTTTCTAGATCCTAATTCCTAAAGCTTGAAGATCAACCAAAACATGGTATGTTGAACAGATAAATAGACGATGCAACCAGAATCGAGGAAATCTCATTTTTTATGGATATGGAAAAATACAACATAGACTGATACTATTCCCTTACCATTGAACAAATGTGAGATCTTCACTTGTATCTGGTCCTCGTTGACAAAATATTTCTGTTTGGTTCTCTGTTACTTAAAAATTGCAGCCTGAGTGTGAATATCCAAACACTGAAAAGCTTGATATATTGTTTAGAAAAAccaattcaaatttgataaATGGAACAAGAGGTAGCTGTCATCAATGAATTCACTTTGATCATGCTCTTAAATTGAAGCAGTTTTATTTCCAATCATCAAAGAGAAAAACCAATTTGTACACTGCAATTGGCACTTGCAGAAAGGAAGATCTTGAAGGTGGTTCCAAATGTGCCCGAGTATTTTACCATTTCTAAGTTTATTAAAGCATCACTAATGAAGATAAAAGGCATATCGAAAGTAAGGGAACCTTAGAGTTGTAGCTACACAACTAGCGCTAATTTGTGAAAATGCACACAAACACAGGTCGTAAACTCTTTATGAGGATTACTGATACATCGAAAAAAACCAAGTTATCCATATAATAATTAATCTCAACTGGAGACAATCTAAAAACTAAATGACGGCATGCCATATAAAAAATAGGAAAACACTACAAACTGAAGTGAAAGAATGAACAAATGAATAAAATCTCCATTATATCTGAAACTTTGTACCAAAATTGACAGTTAACGAAAACAGAACAAGCATTTCATTCAAGCCCAATCTCACCGCCAGGAGGCATCAACACATGCTCCGAATCTAGCTGTGCTAGCAACTGACCACTGCCCTTGCCAACCTGCAAGTTCCAGTTACTTGCCAGCAAAGCAAACAACACAAAACTCAATACCAAGACCGCAATCGCATGCCCGAtgaacaagagcttcatcacaGCAACACCCCTTAACCCGTCCTCCTCAAGGTTACATTTCCACTCAGCATTGTCCTGGTTAGGCCACACTGACATTTTCTTACACCCGTTTAACCCAAATGCATCAGTGTACAAGGACAACCCCAGTTGCAAAATCCAAGTGCCCTTAAAAACCAATCCAGAGGACAAGAAAAACTCGGCGAAAAACGAACATGGCCTAATCGACAAATACAGGCAAGAAAATGCACAAATTAGAGTCAATGCAGCTAGCATATCATACACAGCGCCACCAAGACCCGAAATTCCCTTGCCGATCACAGAGTACTCAACGAAAAAGGAAACCGCTGCAAAAACGAAGACGAACCCTTCATTGAAATTCAAAGGGTCGATGTTTTCACGGAAGATGATCAGAAGGACGAGTGCCCAGAACATGAAAATGGCGGCTGATTGCTGGAAGAAGGCGAAGCGGTAGGTGGGGTGGCCGGAAAAGGCCAGAAAGATGAAGATTTCGGAGAAGGAGGCGATGGGGAGGGCGATGGTGAGAGAGTACAAATCGAAGTTTTTCCATTTGGGTTCTGAAAAGTACCAAGCTTTGGATCGGTAGAGAGATGGGTTCTTGAGGTAGAGGGCGGAGGAGCAGATGAGGCGGCGGAGGCCTATGGGGAAGAGGAGGGCGAAGGCGGAGAAATGGGTTGCTAGTGATGCCATGtgaatttatgaattttctgATGTTTGCTTCTTCTGGTATGTGTTTGTTTCTGCTCTTCCTGCCTTCTTTGGTTTCGTTTCGTTCGTTGACGTTGTGATTCTTGTGAACTTGTGAGGAAAACTGTGAAATTCAGAGACACATCTTTTGCCCTTTGTCCTTCACTCTCAcagaagattttttttattcagtTGGATGCTTTATTAAACTATCCAAGTTCGAACCATCCAAAATTTAAACGTTAATATTAAGAACTAAAGTTGCGTCTTAATAAATCACACTGCCAAATAACACTTTTCACTTTAGCTTTCCTCGTTTTCTTTATTTCAGTGAAAGTTGGTTTATATTAAAGGAGAATGCTACCAACTTTTTCACTTAACTTCTTATTTTAATATTCTCACTTCTACTCATATCACGTGTACTCTGCTAGcacctaaaactaaaaatttaattaCCTTTTAGTTATACATTAGAAAGTGGAACTCTCTACCACCTTGCAGTTTAACGTCAGTTCATATGCCAACATTAGAAAATGTTGTGTCAAAAGCATGATGTGACATAGAGTCTGTTACAAACACccctatatttttattttatttctattttcccCTAGAACTAGAACATatttaaatctatcaatttaatCCCTTATCTCTTTTAATCCTAGCCGTTGATCTAGATTCCACATCTCCTAAACTGCCAAGTGGCAGGTTCTCATGCTCTCTTCTCTTCCCTCTCATCGCGAGTGTTCCcttgcacatatatatatatatatatatatatatatatatatatatatatatatatatatctctctctctctctctctctctcacgagAACGGGAactttcctctctctcccttcatTCCATGCACCGTGACTAACCTAGCAAATCTGCATGCAGCTCCTGTTGTAGAccattatcatcatcatcatcatcatcatcttccttgCGCCGTTTCTATCTCTCTCCGTTGCAGCAAGGTCGGGGAACCTAGAGAAAGGATCTCCAACGGATCTCTCAATTCCTTCCGGCTAGGTAAGTTTGTTTACCTTTTTAATTTCCCATTGTTGTTGTGGGACGTTGGGTATTGAAAGTTATGTTGTTTTTCCAAGGTTTTAAGGAAGGCAACGGCACGGGGGAAACTCACCCGCATTTTCTGACGAAACCGTGACTTTCGAGGATTCTTTCTGAGCTCTCACGGCGAAGCTAGGGTATGAAAAATACTCcactctcttccctcttcattTTAGTACTTGGTTTGAGTAATGATTTATTTGTTCGCCGTCGACCGGAGCTATAACAGCTCCTGTGTTCTTCCCCGACAACACCCTGGCCACCAGGCCTTCTCAAACACCCACGGGCCTTAGCCCATTCTTGGACCAGCccattttcttcccttttggtTAGTTGGCATGCGGCCCGTGCATGTGCatggagtgtgtgtgtgtgtgtgtgttttgggcCGTGCATGTGTGTggattgtgtttgtgtgtgttgggCTGATTGTATGTGTGATGTGTGTGTTATGTTGTGCGTGTGTGTccgtgtgggtgtgtgtgtatggTGAGTGTGGTGCACATGTGTGTGGTGCACGTgtgtacgtgtgtgtgtgtgttgtacgtatgtgtgtgcgtgtgtgtgtgcatgtgtgttgtgcatgcatgtgttgtgcatacatgtgtgtgtgtgtgtgctagcgtgagtatgtgtgtgttgtgtggatttgggctcaagcccaaaccacccttTTTATTCCTAGAcatatccaaaaccaaaaccctttACCTAAACCCATTAGGTTCTAaccctatttaacctaaacctaaaccctaatccaaatccaaatccaaacccAAGACCCATTTCCATTTCTTAAAATTCTATAGTTGGGAATTTTgaataaattgtacatttttgtgcttaggtgaagttgctagtggggATTTCCTTAATCATTTTCCGCACAACTCTGCTGctacggagtatctgtgagtggaccccttctaaaatttgcataattttatagtttatttgcataaatgaaatgcatgccttGCGAGTTTATGAGCTGATTGTATGTTAAGCATATTTACTGAAATATTGATTATCATCTCGTTATTTTGTAAgaaattaattgttggcctatattgagctatatttttaaaatatcatattttctataaaaaccatgaacttgTAGACTATCgaatggatgacgataggatgctaaaacatgttttagaaacccctctttatagtatagacgattgATGACTTTATattatgaagtggttatttatgagaggcgtaactacttgtgcgtacctagtggacactatgccgcttGGGGCGAGGATCGGGTGTTGGTAGATAGGTCGGGAGAAATAATctctagctacgggctgagggacacggagcaggcattgggccgagagttggtaatctctggctacgggcgcagagaccacggtgCTGGCATAAGGCCGGGAGATATATTTATTTCAATGATCTTACTAGTAGTACATCACACGACGAGATGATCTGTGAGacgtttgatattttatttttcatgatgacttttgagatattttttgcatgctagggttttcagtaaaaccatcacttattatgctagtagttttctttatataaactgttggagttagtatcttgataactgttttattattattgtatatatgaacttggttcACTCACCTTtattttgcgcccccattcaggtcttagaaaTGAGGACTACGACACGatgtacgaggcattcccctaccagtagcaATCTATCACCCACTTGTGTGATATCCTGTAATGATCTTTCTttttgtgatcttgttttagaaCGTGTTCTGGGCACTCTAGACATttccttaaactttgtttattCCTTCTA is a window from the Malus domestica chromosome 16, GDT2T_hap1 genome containing:
- the LOC103403577 gene encoding actin-related protein 2/3 complex subunit 2B isoform X3, which encodes MRGRKFPGVRMACLERASPALKGILLKRYRDSNFMEIDHHLYEFGSVEYHIQSSASDTHYIYLSVSTPLLSQGVMRPYGISQYTKQMVKGIRPDIVEIVEPAKEGYQLTLRLDFSEIPNGKDSVKVIADIAAVQAVILSSQLKEMLMNVNPQDASQGMYKPLKLEYHPREPFFIIRQPQKIIAVFPIRFKDKTDVIIATAFFQELTDVGSCEKWRKVPPCCWSPIPPPELRGETFEDLSTNGGFVSFEITSRHVEGKRLDKTVWSLLNFYAYVKYHVKSTRSFIQRRMRKRLEGLVEVLGKRRNTEEEEKDEEEEKEGNHKVPGCMNMRKLIKISKPKVLQRRYDALSTKIKRIRWRIKIHGFGRFRRRWLKMPKFSSSMGYIRLE
- the LOC108169778 gene encoding uncharacterized protein, with product MASLATHFSAFALLFPIGLRRLICSSALYLKNPSLYRSKAWYFSEPKWKNFDLYSLTIALPIASFSEIFIFLAFSGHPTYRFAFFQQSAAIFMFWALVLLIIFRENIDPLNFNEGFVFVFAAVSFFVEYSVIGKGISGLGGAVYDMLAALTLICAFSCLYLSIRPCSFFAEFFLSSGLVFKGTWILQLGLSLYTDAFGLNGCKKMSVWPNQDNAEWKCNLEEDGLRGVAVMKLLFIGHAIAVLVLSFVLFALLASNWNLQVGKGSGQLLAQLDSEHVLMPPGGEIGLE
- the LOC103403577 gene encoding actin-related protein 2/3 complex subunit 2B isoform X1, giving the protein MRGRKFPGVRMACLERASPALKGILLKRYRDSNFMEIDHHLYEFGSVEYHIQSSASDTHYIYLSVSTPLLSQGVMRPYGISQYTKQMVKGIRPDIVEIVEPAKEGYQLTLRLDFSEIPNGKDSVKVIADIAAVQAVILSSQLKEMLMNVNPQDASQGMYKPLKLEYHPREPFFIIRQPQKIIAVFPIRFKDKTDVIIATAFFQELTDVGSCEKWRKVPPCCWSPIPPPELRGETFEDLSTNGGFVSFEITSRHVEGKRLDKTVWSLLNFYAYVKYHVKSTRSFIQRRMRKRLEGLVEVLGKRRNTEEEEKDEEEEKEGNHKVPANAGCMNMRKLIKISKPKVLQRRYDALSTKIKRIRWRIKIHGFGRFRRRWLKMPKFSSSMGYIRLE
- the LOC103403577 gene encoding actin-related protein 2/3 complex subunit 2B isoform X2 — translated: MRGRKFPGVRMACLERASPALKGILLKRYRDSNFMEIDHHLYEFGSVEYHIQSSASDTHYIYLSVSTPLLSQGVMRPYGISQYTKQMVKGIRPDIVEIVEPAKEGYQLTLRLDFSEIPNGKDSVKVIADIAAVQAVILSSQLKEMLMNVNPQDASQGMYKPLKLEYHPREPFFIIRQKIIAVFPIRFKDKTDVIIATAFFQELTDVGSCEKWRKVPPCCWSPIPPPELRGETFEDLSTNGGFVSFEITSRHVEGKRLDKTVWSLLNFYAYVKYHVKSTRSFIQRRMRKRLEGLVEVLGKRRNTEEEEKDEEEEKEGNHKVPANAGCMNMRKLIKISKPKVLQRRYDALSTKIKRIRWRIKIHGFGRFRRRWLKMPKFSSSMGYIRLE
- the LOC103403577 gene encoding actin-related protein 2/3 complex subunit 2B isoform X4, whose amino-acid sequence is MRGRKFPGVRMACLERASPALKGILLKRYRDSNFMEIDHHLYEFGSVEYHIQSSASDTHYIYLSVSTPLLSQGVMRPYGISQYTKQMVKGIRPDIVEIVEPAKEGYQLTLRLDFSEIPNGKDSVKVIADIAAVQAVILSSQLKEMLMNVNPQDASQGMYKPLKLEYHPREPFFIIRQKIIAVFPIRFKDKTDVIIATAFFQELTDVGSCEKWRKVPPCCWSPIPPPELRGETFEDLSTNGGFVSFEITSRHVEGKRLDKTVWSLLNFYAYVKYHVKSTRSFIQRRMRKRLEGLVEVLGKRRNTEEEEKDEEEEKEGNHKVPGCMNMRKLIKISKPKVLQRRYDALSTKIKRIRWRIKIHGFGRFRRRWLKMPKFSSSMGYIRLE